A portion of the Bifidobacterium bifidum ATCC 29521 = JCM 1255 = DSM 20456 genome contains these proteins:
- a CDS encoding S9 family peptidase, translating into MNDMTTLHDAIGDFPRHKAQTLRFSCGAPRSATAIGDGSRALFLRSDGPEDLVTSLWLSVFDADGTHREVLLADPRVLLADADDEDVPAEEKVRRERAREGGSGIVSYSVDAAGRRVVFTINGQLFLTEIAEDGSGRTRMLAADGIAAGEGATPVLNPRISPDGRHVAYTTGEHLMLVDIAPQWPSDSRHDDATDDDCDGQPAPHAHGHRCGDEESGAPYDPSADKLSTLWSVYPDDDADENTWKIGLAEFVAGEEMDRYDGFWWGPDSRHIIFETFNAAPEPMWYISDPANPQTPASGRRYARALTSNADVRLTLAELAYDGHDEYAGLGIQQISWNRKDYEYVAAVHWSAGHEPLLLVQNRRQTRDQVLSVHLGSEASAGSAPVGSTTVLEEHANDQWLDIIQGTPVFTPDGRLVCALNDMDADTNRLTVDGRPFTPAGWQVREVLDVTDEDVLAVVQRTPELDGYEAPDGLSPWRGNADGHDARSFDVVSFDYDGNVLPMTARPGSWSASRCGEGLVISGRDMDSAKSVMSHSFTMRPVDGGAAPENDGDGSAAMSTLVCPIDNHAAEPGFAPNVRFARLGEHRLYTAIIAPSADSPYAKADRLPVLLKPYGGPGFQQVVFNQAYYWDAQWWADQGFLVVTADGRGTTGRGPRWDREIFENMKDVTLADQVEAVHALAQAVEELNRGTAQDGDASRIPAPDLDKVCMIGWSYGGFLSALAVLDAPDVVKAACAGAPPTDWTLYDTHYTERYLGLDPAAYERNSIIADAPKLARPLMLIHGFADDNVTIAHSLRLSQALMAAGRPHTFLPLTGITHMTNDPVVAENLLTLQRDFLRDALDL; encoded by the coding sequence ATGAACGATATGACGACTCTTCATGATGCAATCGGCGATTTTCCCCGCCACAAGGCGCAGACGCTGCGGTTCTCCTGCGGCGCCCCGCGTTCCGCGACCGCGATTGGCGACGGTTCCCGCGCGCTGTTCCTGCGTTCCGACGGCCCTGAGGACCTGGTGACCTCGCTGTGGCTGAGCGTGTTCGACGCGGACGGCACACATCGGGAGGTGCTGCTGGCCGACCCGCGTGTGCTGCTTGCGGACGCTGATGACGAGGACGTGCCTGCCGAGGAGAAGGTCCGTCGCGAGCGCGCCCGTGAAGGCGGCTCGGGCATTGTCTCGTATTCGGTGGATGCGGCTGGCCGCCGTGTGGTCTTCACGATCAACGGTCAGCTGTTCCTGACCGAGATCGCCGAAGACGGCAGCGGTCGCACCCGTATGCTGGCGGCGGATGGCATCGCCGCAGGAGAGGGTGCCACGCCGGTGCTTAATCCGCGCATATCGCCGGACGGCAGGCATGTGGCGTACACGACCGGCGAACATCTGATGCTGGTCGACATCGCGCCGCAGTGGCCGTCTGACAGTCGTCATGATGATGCCACCGACGACGACTGCGACGGCCAGCCGGCGCCGCACGCGCACGGCCACCGCTGCGGCGACGAGGAGTCGGGCGCCCCCTACGACCCCTCCGCCGATAAGCTCAGCACGCTGTGGAGCGTGTATCCGGACGATGACGCCGACGAGAACACGTGGAAGATCGGTCTGGCCGAATTCGTCGCCGGCGAGGAGATGGACCGTTACGACGGCTTCTGGTGGGGGCCGGACTCCCGTCACATCATCTTCGAGACGTTCAACGCGGCACCTGAGCCGATGTGGTACATCAGCGACCCGGCGAACCCGCAGACGCCGGCCTCCGGCCGTCGATATGCGCGTGCGCTCACCAGCAACGCCGATGTGCGCCTGACGCTGGCGGAGCTCGCGTACGACGGGCACGACGAGTATGCGGGACTGGGCATCCAGCAGATCTCCTGGAACCGCAAGGACTATGAATATGTCGCCGCGGTGCACTGGTCCGCCGGCCATGAGCCATTGCTGCTGGTGCAGAACCGCCGACAGACGCGTGACCAGGTGCTCTCGGTGCATCTCGGCTCCGAGGCCTCTGCGGGCTCGGCGCCGGTCGGCTCCACGACCGTGCTGGAGGAGCATGCCAACGACCAGTGGCTCGACATCATCCAGGGCACGCCGGTCTTCACACCGGACGGACGCCTGGTCTGCGCGCTCAACGACATGGACGCCGACACCAACCGGCTGACGGTGGACGGCCGCCCGTTCACGCCCGCCGGCTGGCAGGTGCGAGAGGTGCTCGACGTCACCGATGAGGACGTGCTGGCGGTCGTGCAGCGCACCCCGGAACTGGACGGATACGAGGCGCCCGACGGACTGAGCCCGTGGCGAGGCAACGCCGATGGCCATGACGCCCGCAGCTTCGACGTGGTGAGCTTCGATTATGATGGCAATGTGCTGCCGATGACCGCACGGCCCGGCTCCTGGTCGGCCAGCCGGTGCGGCGAGGGCCTGGTGATCTCCGGGCGCGACATGGACTCGGCGAAATCCGTGATGTCGCACTCCTTCACGATGCGCCCGGTCGACGGGGGAGCCGCGCCGGAAAACGATGGCGATGGCTCCGCCGCGATGAGCACGCTCGTCTGCCCGATCGACAACCATGCCGCCGAACCCGGTTTCGCGCCGAACGTGCGCTTCGCCCGGCTCGGCGAGCACCGCCTGTACACGGCCATCATCGCGCCGAGCGCCGATAGCCCGTACGCGAAGGCCGACAGGCTGCCGGTGCTGCTCAAGCCGTACGGCGGCCCCGGATTCCAGCAGGTCGTGTTCAACCAGGCGTACTACTGGGACGCGCAGTGGTGGGCCGACCAGGGCTTCCTGGTCGTCACCGCCGATGGCCGCGGCACCACAGGCCGCGGGCCGCGATGGGACCGTGAGATCTTCGAGAACATGAAGGACGTCACGCTTGCCGACCAGGTGGAGGCGGTGCATGCGTTGGCCCAGGCCGTCGAGGAGCTGAACCGCGGCACCGCGCAGGACGGCGACGCGTCGCGCATCCCCGCCCCGGACCTCGACAAGGTGTGCATGATCGGCTGGTCGTACGGCGGTTTCCTGTCGGCGCTCGCGGTGCTGGACGCCCCGGACGTGGTCAAGGCGGCATGCGCCGGCGCCCCGCCCACCGATTGGACGCTGTACGACACGCATTACACCGAGCGCTACCTCGGGCTCGACCCGGCGGCGTACGAGCGCAACAGCATCATCGCCGACGCGCCGAAGCTCGCCCGCCCGCTGATGCTGATTCATGGCTTCGCCGACGACAACGTGACCATCGCGCACAGCCTGCGCCTCAGTCAGGCGCTGATGGCCGCCGGCCGTCCGCACACCTTCCTGCCGCTGACCGGAATCACGCATATGACCAATGACCCGGTCGTCGCGGAGAACCTGCTGACGCTGCAGCGCGACTTCCTGCGCGATGCCCTCGACCTGTGA
- a CDS encoding YhgE/Pip domain-containing protein has product MRTIWRIFTRDLMRILRNPVAVVVTLGVAIIPSLYAWFNILANWDPYSSTGNLQVAVANEDKGTTSDLVGRLDAGKQVVSQLKKNDRLGWTFVSADKAVEGVQSGEYYAAIVLPKDFSESLINSITGSSDKPNIIYYVNEKKNAIAPKITDTGATTIDSQINATFVSTVSKTLAQTITKEGGKLSQSADGTRTSVVNDLNGLIEQLNDIDSSLGRMGGTFDDAEKGIKQAKSTVASLKRQISSAQKAAKQSQKLLTQVQGSAQSFSSSLAGAFDNGSVQLSGIGVSVNNAAGDALSAFNTAQGSIDDITNALQKPLDGAATLSSDLKDAMNKAGIGRDTAIGKQIWQQIDALDKTVNTQQGQLDAFHKDTSQFISSGKSAATSLSDATSTATGSGIGILNRARTTLTGTVTPNLTAGLSNFATLSGTIDGTLSSLSSTLGQSDSLFDELSDTLSQAKTTVAGTQKSLADLTDSVSGVRTDIAALGSSATYQKIEQALNIDGDSFGEFMGTPVKLSTKSVYPMDNYGSAVTPFYTNLALWVGGFVLIAIYKLEVDRERLGDVTASQAYLGRWMLFVVVGFLQALIVMIGDLVLGIQCQRPVLFVLAGLFCSFVYINIIYALAVAFRHIGKAVAVILVIVQIPGASGLYPIEMMPDFFRELHPWLPFTYGINAMRGPIAGLYGNHYWIDMLHLFLYLPVALFIGLVVRRYALNLNALFDRRLAETDLMMTEHNAMVNESVSFSSILNEFSNTEELRKVIRRRAKRFFGRYPRLIRAGLALLIVLPFVFLILLFVIPNKVAMLTTWILSIIIIDAFLIVVEYMRDRYARQLGVSAMSADAFRDAVLRGYTHRHLTFRTSGRSPRRHAAVSKAARDDGDAGAAGDGDIVELGELDGLDWPAQPISGNDDAEGGNNGNEESVGETTEQIPPAGHMPFAGQEDETR; this is encoded by the coding sequence GTGCGTACGATTTGGCGAATATTCACGCGCGACCTCATGCGCATCCTGCGCAACCCGGTCGCGGTGGTGGTGACGCTGGGCGTGGCCATCATCCCCTCTCTGTATGCATGGTTCAACATCCTCGCCAACTGGGACCCGTATTCGTCGACCGGCAACCTCCAGGTCGCCGTCGCCAATGAAGACAAGGGCACTACATCAGATCTGGTCGGGCGGCTCGACGCGGGCAAGCAGGTCGTCAGCCAGCTCAAGAAGAACGACCGGCTCGGCTGGACGTTCGTCAGCGCCGACAAGGCCGTGGAAGGCGTGCAGTCCGGCGAATACTACGCGGCGATCGTACTGCCGAAGGACTTCAGCGAAAGCCTGATCAATTCGATCACCGGCTCTTCCGACAAGCCGAACATCATCTACTACGTCAACGAGAAAAAGAACGCCATCGCGCCGAAAATCACCGATACGGGCGCCACGACCATCGACTCCCAGATCAACGCGACATTTGTCTCCACCGTCAGCAAGACACTCGCCCAAACGATAACGAAGGAGGGCGGCAAGCTCAGCCAGTCCGCCGACGGCACGCGCACCAGCGTCGTCAACGACCTCAACGGCCTCATCGAGCAGCTGAACGACATCGACTCATCGCTCGGGCGCATGGGCGGCACGTTCGACGATGCGGAAAAGGGCATCAAACAGGCCAAGTCCACCGTCGCCTCGCTGAAACGTCAGATCTCATCCGCGCAGAAAGCCGCGAAACAGTCGCAGAAACTGCTCACGCAGGTGCAGGGCAGCGCCCAATCGTTCTCGTCGTCGCTTGCAGGCGCGTTCGACAACGGATCCGTGCAGCTGTCCGGCATCGGCGTCAGCGTGAACAACGCGGCGGGAGACGCGCTCAGCGCCTTCAACACCGCACAAGGCAGCATCGACGACATCACCAACGCTCTGCAGAAGCCGCTCGACGGCGCGGCTACGCTGTCCAGCGACCTCAAGGACGCGATGAACAAGGCCGGCATCGGCCGCGACACCGCCATCGGCAAGCAGATCTGGCAGCAGATAGACGCGCTCGACAAGACCGTGAACACCCAGCAGGGCCAGCTCGACGCCTTCCACAAGGACACGTCACAGTTCATCAGCTCCGGCAAGAGCGCGGCCACCAGCCTTTCGGACGCCACCAGCACCGCCACCGGCAGCGGCATCGGCATACTCAACCGCGCACGCACGACGCTCACCGGAACCGTCACCCCGAACCTGACCGCGGGATTGAGCAACTTCGCCACGCTCAGCGGCACAATCGACGGCACGCTGTCATCGCTGTCATCCACGCTCGGCCAGTCCGACAGCCTGTTTGACGAGCTGTCCGACACGCTGAGCCAGGCGAAAACCACCGTGGCCGGCACGCAGAAATCGCTCGCCGACCTCACCGACAGCGTCAGCGGCGTGCGCACCGACATCGCCGCGCTCGGCAGTTCGGCCACATACCAGAAAATCGAGCAGGCCCTGAACATCGACGGCGACAGCTTCGGCGAATTCATGGGCACACCGGTCAAACTGTCCACCAAAAGCGTCTACCCGATGGACAACTACGGCTCCGCGGTCACCCCGTTCTACACGAACCTGGCGCTGTGGGTCGGCGGCTTCGTGCTCATCGCCATCTACAAGCTAGAGGTCGACCGCGAGCGGCTCGGCGACGTGACCGCGTCGCAGGCGTATCTCGGGCGGTGGATGCTGTTCGTGGTCGTCGGATTCCTCCAGGCCCTGATCGTCATGATCGGCGATCTGGTGCTCGGCATCCAATGCCAGCGTCCGGTGCTGTTCGTCCTCGCCGGTCTGTTCTGCTCGTTCGTGTACATCAACATCATCTATGCGCTCGCGGTCGCGTTCCGGCATATCGGCAAGGCGGTCGCCGTGATACTGGTGATCGTCCAGATTCCGGGCGCGTCGGGCCTGTACCCGATTGAGATGATGCCGGACTTCTTCCGGGAGCTGCACCCGTGGCTGCCGTTCACGTACGGCATCAACGCGATGCGTGGCCCGATAGCGGGACTCTACGGCAACCATTACTGGATCGACATGCTGCATCTGTTCCTGTACCTGCCCGTCGCGCTGTTCATCGGGCTGGTCGTGCGCCGGTACGCGCTGAACCTGAACGCGCTGTTCGACCGGCGGCTGGCCGAAACCGACCTGATGATGACCGAGCACAACGCGATGGTCAACGAGTCGGTGAGCTTCTCTTCGATCCTGAACGAGTTCTCGAACACCGAAGAGCTTCGCAAGGTGATCCGCCGTCGCGCGAAACGGTTCTTCGGGCGCTATCCGCGGCTGATCCGCGCCGGGCTGGCCCTGCTGATCGTGCTGCCGTTCGTGTTCCTCATCCTGCTGTTCGTCATCCCAAACAAGGTGGCGATGCTGACGACGTGGATCCTGTCGATAATCATCATCGATGCCTTCCTGATCGTGGTCGAATACATGCGGGACCGGTACGCGCGGCAGCTGGGCGTCAGCGCCATGAGCGCGGACGCGTTCCGCGACGCCGTGCTGCGTGGATACACGCACCGGCACCTGACGTTCCGCACGTCCGGGAGGTCGCCGCGCAGGCATGCGGCCGTCTCCAAGGCGGCTCGGGACGACGGTGATGCCGGGGCCGCCGGCGACGGTGACATCGTGGAGCTCGGTGAACTCGACGGCCTTGACTGGCCGGCGCAACCGATTTCAGGCAATGACGATGCCGAGGGCGGCAATAACGGCAATGAGGAGAGCGTCGGGGAGACCACCGAGC